The Erinaceus europaeus chromosome 17, mEriEur2.1, whole genome shotgun sequence nucleotide sequence CCAAACATGCCAACGGTCCCCCTTCCCAGGCACCCTGCCCCGAGGCCCCACCCCGGCACCCTGGGGGGCTCCACTCCCACAGGGGGGCCCAGACCCACCTGCACATCAGCAGCGTCCCCGGGGCCGCCCCCCATGCGCTGGCCGGGATTCCGCTTCAGGAACTGCGGGCAGGGTGGAAGGCCAGGGACTCAGGGTacgacccccctcccccaaggtgCAGGAGCGGGAAGGGCTTTCTGGAGTGTGGGCGCCACCTGCTGACACCCCCAGGCTCCAAGGCTTGGTCCACTGGCCCCTCTTCACGCAGGAATCTCTACATCACCCCACACCCAACTGGGAATCCGACTCCACATCTGTGTGGGTCCCCACTCGCCCGGCTGCCGGTCTGATGGGGCCACAGCCAACCTGTCTTGAATGGTCTGTTAAGACTTACAGGCAGCGGGGTTGtactgttctgtggaaaactgggaaatgttatgcatgcacaaactattgtatttactgtcgactgtaaagcattaatcccccgataaagaaaaaaaagacttacggggtgggggtggggcagcagAGCACGTggcacacgcattacagtgcagaGGGACCCACGGTCGAGTCCTTGTTCCCTGCccacaggggggaggcttcacaggcggtgaagcaggtctgcaggtgtctgtctttctctccccctctctgtcttcccctcctctctccatttctctctgtcctatccaacaacgacgacatcaataacaacaacaacaacaataaaaaaaaacaagagcaacaaaagggataataaataaatgtatatttaaaaaacaaaagaaaaagaaagaagaaaaaatggccaccaggagcagtggatttgttgtgcaaacactgatccccagcaatgacctggtggcaataaaaaaataaataagaaaaaaagatttataaactAGTTGTCCAGAGACAGCTCAACAAGTAAAGACTTTTGAGACAGCAGcctagtttgagccctgacactagTGACACAGGACAGGTCATGGAAGCTGTGGAGTCTctctatgtgtctgtctctctctctgtaaaaaagCATcccagaggggagtcgggcggtagcgcagcaggttaagcgcatgtggcgctaagcgcaagggccagtggaaggatcccggttcgagcctctggctccccacctgcaggggagtcgcttcacgggcggtgaagcaggtctgaaggtgtctgtctttctctccccctctctgtcttcccctcctgtctccatatctctctgtcctatccgacaacaacgacatcaatcacaacaacgataaataaggggggggaaaaggggggggggaatggcctccaggagcagtaattcatagtgcaggcaccgagccccagcagtaaccctggctcCAGATAAAAGATCAATAAGACTCAGGCCTGCAGATGGGGCtgtgtggagccagggctcagCTTCATGGACCCCAAGGTCAATGCTTCTCGCCCCCCACTTCCCAAAGTCAGTCTGCAGGGGTCGGGAGCCTCTACCGCCACAGCCCAAAGCCCAGAAGCCCTGCCGGGCCAGTGCCAGGAGGGTGCCCACCTTCTTGATGAGGTCGCGGGCATCTGGGGTGAGGTAAGGGGGCAATACCAGCTTCCCTTTGATGATCTTGTCCATGGTCTTCTTCCGGTTCTCTGCGGTGAAGGGGGGCTGGAGAAGGCAGAGGGGTCCTTTGTGGGCCTCCCGCTAACCCCAGCCCCTGCGAGAGGGGGTCTCCTGTGTCCCCGCCCGCACCTCCTCCCCGGGGACGGTGGACTTGCCGATCCAGTGAGCATGTCGTACATCAAGGCCCCCAGGCTCCACCAGTCCACTGCTCGGTTGTGGCCGCTGCGCACCAGAATCTCAGGGGCCCTGGGGGTGGCGGCGGCGGGGGACCATCAGTCAGGCCAGGACAGACCCTCCCAGGGTGCCCTCACAGATGTCCACACGCCGCCCACCACTTACATGTACTCGATGGTGCCGCAGAAGGTGTGGGTGACGGCGTCCTCGTGAATAGACTCCTTGCAGAGTCCAAAGTCAGTCAGTTTGATGTGGCCTGAGGGAGGCGGGTGGTCAGGAGACAGCCACCCTGGGGGGCTCCAAGACCCTCTCCCTCAGCCCCCACATGGAGCTCTGAGCTCACTGCCTCACCCCCAGCCCACCGTGGCTGTTGAGCATGATGTTCTCAGGTTTGAGGTCCCGGTAGATGATGCCTTGGGAATGGAGATGACCCAGAGCCAGCGTGATCTCCCCCAGGTAGAAGCTGCAGAGACAGGGCGGGGTGACGGGCTGGAAGGGGAAGCCCCGGAGCCCCTGGGCAAAGAGATGGGGGGGTGGCACCCACCAGGCCGTGTCTTCCAGGAAGATGCCCTCTCGCTCCAGATGGGTGAAGAGCTCACCGCCTGTGACACAAACCCCTCACAGCTGTGTGCTGGGGCCCCAGTGCCTCTGCTCTCAGTCTGGGCTCCGTGGGGACGGGGGGGAAGGGGCTTGTGATTCCCGCCGCCCTACCTGCCTCACAGAGCTGCCGTGGGGGTTCAAGTCAATTCAGCAAACATCTACCGACGCCTACTCGGAGCCTGGCCCTGtgctgggggaagctggggacagAGACGAAGAGACCCAGCCATCGTCCTCAGGACGCGTGGCCCAGTGGGggacacagacatgcacacgacTGCTCGGACATGCGGGACTGAGGCCGGACCCCAGAAAGTGGAGGAGGGCAAGGAGGACGGGGCGGCCTGTGACGCGGCAGCGGGGCTCAGAGGGGATGCTGACACGGAGCGTAGGTATGAAGTTCCTGGGGCGGTACGGATGAGGGAGGGGACACTTGGGGAGGGGGATCGGGGAGTACAGGGCCAGCCAGGAGGCCAGGCTGAACTCGGGGCACTGGGCACAGCCCCCTGCTCACAGCCAAGGATGCTGGGAGCGAGAGGACGtgcgaggaggaggaggctgagcTGAGGGCTCTGGTCAGCTGAGAAACAGGGAGCCCTCCCCCCAGGACAGAGGGGTGGAGGCTGCAGAGAGGGACCCCAGTGACTCAGGACCCGACCGCATGCAAGGGACACAGAGGCTCAGGACGTGGAGCAGCGGTGGGGACGGACAGACAACCCTCCTGTACTTCTGGACACACTCCCACCGCACCCATCCACCCCCAACGCAGGTGAGGGACACGAGAGGCTGGACAGATGTTtgctgaatgaatggatgaatgaaaggACGGACTGATGGAAGGAGAGACGCGGGGGCACCTGGCTGTCCTACGCAACCATGTCACCCCACGCCCGGGTCCCACACTGCTTTCAGTGCTGGCTTCTGGCCCTGCCACCaacacccccccctccccagacgGGCCCCCCCTTCGTACCGCTGAGGCACTCCAGGATGAGGTAGAGTTTGCCGCCAGTCTGGAAGGCATAGGCCAGCTCCACGATGAACGGGTGCTTCACTGACTCGAGAATGTTGCGTTCGGCCCGTGTGTGCGCTGTGTCCTTGGCGTTGCGCACAATCTTGGCCTGCAGGGCAGGGACGGGCTAGAAGTGGGCATATCCGGGTTCCTTCAGTCCCGTCTTGCCCCTGTCGCCGTCCCCAGGACTGGCTTCTCCTCCCGCACAGTGTTCTCAACCGGGAGCCACCGGCATGTCAGCAGAGTTAACACTATGGCAACTGCTGGCGTGGCTCACCGGCTAATGCCCTGGCCTTAACAAGGGTGAGGcgctaggttcaagtcccagcacctcaTGGGAGCACCGTGGGTAGCGCCAGGAGGACACCCCATAGATGCTGGaatggcactgtggtgtctcccaAGAGAAGGAGGGTGGACGCGGTAGCACTGAGGtcctgcaaatgactttcatgcctgagactctaaggtcccaagtttcaCTCACAggaccaccagcagccagagctgtgccgtgctctggtaaaaacagatGAATAGATGATGACGGTGATggtgaaggaagggaagaaggaaggggctgCCCCAGGAGGCTGCCTAGCCATGGGAGCACGTTGCATAGGGCCCCCAGTTCATTCCTGGCGTCACAGGAGCCAGAGGAATTGTGGGGACTGTGAGCCTGTAAGACGTGCAACTAGCAGCCTGGTGTCTTGCCGGGGCACACCCGCAGCACCCTCTCCCTAGGCCCCACTCAGAAGTGGGCACAGACCCTTCCCAGCTGGCAAAACCACCCCAGCCTAGACTGACTGTAAagcggagtctggcggtagcgcagcgggttaagcgcgaggaccggggtaaggatcccggttccagcccccggctccccacctgcaggggagtcgcttcccaggcggtgaagcaggtctgcaggtgtctgtctttctctccccctctctgtcttcccctcctctctccatgtctctctgtcctatccaacaacaacgacatcaataacgactacaacgataaaacaacaaggacaacaaaagggaataaataaatattaaaacattaaaataaatgaataaatatttaaaaaaaaaaaaaaaaaaaagagcaacacacGAGGCATTGCCACAATGACGGGGAGCCTCCACcgcggggccgggggggggggggggggggggtgcccagGGCCCAGGAAGGAGATCTGCTGACTGGCAGATGACTCACCTTCCTCAGCACTTTCATGGCATATATTCTGCCCGAGTTGGTGCCCTGCACCTTTCGAACCTGGAACACCTGTAAGGCAGGGGGGGACAGGATGGAGTTCCCTCTCCACGCAAGCCCTGCCCTGGGGAGGCAGGAGGCGAGGCCCACCCACGGGCGGGGCAGTTGGAGGTCCCGAGCCAGAGCCCGCCCTCTCGGGTGCGCGCCCGTGGGGAGGGCGCGGGCTCCCACCTTGCCGTAGCCGCCTTTGCCCAGCACGCGCAGCAGCTCAAAGCAGCGCGGCCCGACGCGCTCTGGGCCCAGGTTCACACTGTCCTCGGTCAGCTCCACCTCCTCGTAGTGCCCCCCAGTCCTGTGGACGCAAGCAGTCCATGGGGACaaggctcggggggggggggggggccagcccccagcccccagcccccagcccaccccctcctcccccatcacGCCCCTGACTCACTCCGCGCCCGCCGCCCTCAGCTCGGCCGGGGGACACACCTCCTGCGAGAGACCGAGGGGTAAGAGCCGAGCCGAGGGAGGGGCAGCCGGGATCCCGCCGGGCCCCCCAAGCCGGGCGCCGTCGGGGCGCGGGAGGAGCGGTGAGGCCAGCAAGAGAGAAGCAGGGGAAGGGCTGGGAGTCCCGGGGTCGGTCGGGGGGTCCGAGCTTGGCAGAGgtcggggtgggggagagacggGGCGTGCAAGCGGAGAGCCCCCTCTGAGTGGCGGATCCCGGGCGACCCCGGCGTGCGGGTGACGGCCACACTCACCGCGGGGCTGAAATCCGGCTCGCCTTCGCCCTCGCTGCCTTCCTCCGTCTCCAGGTCCAGATCAAATACAGCTGCCATGGCCGCGCTGGCCCTGCGGGCCTCGGCCCTCAACCCGgtggagctcagactgacagccCAGGCCCGGCTCCGAGGTTATTAACTCCGCGGCCGGCGCATATTGATGACGTGAGCCACCCCCTCGAGGGGATTGGGCCAGTCGGGGAAGACAGGGCGTCCTTCGCAGGGCCTCACGGGAAATGTAGTTCCCGAGGGTCGCGTGGCTAAAGCTCGGAATGACGCTTGGTCTTTCGGGTCCTACTTTCTTTCCCCTGGCCCAATCAGGCAGGACAGGCCTGGAAAGTGTCCATCCTGGCACTGGGAAGAATTCGGTTTGGGATGGGGCACAATCTGGAACTCATGCAGGTAAGTGAGTGTAAGTGCAATTTGCAGCCCTATCCCAGCTCTGCCCTGCCGGGTGGAGACAAACATATGGCTTCTCTTAGAAGCAGCCCTGGGCCagcccgagaaacacatgaaaaaatgctcccagtctctgattgtcagagaaaggcaaataaagacaacaatgagataccacttcactcctgtgagaatgtcatacatcagaaaaggtaacagcagcaaatgctggagagggtgtggggtcaaaggaaccctcctgcactgctggtgggaatgtcaatgggtccagcctctgtggagaacagtctggagaactctcagaaggctagaaatggacctaccctatgaccctgcaattcccctcctggggatagatcctaaggaacccaacacacccatccacaaagatctgtgtacacatatgttcttggcagcacaatttgtaatagccaaaccctggaagcaagccaggtgtccaacaacagatgagtggctgagcaagttgtggtctatatacacaatggaaaactactcagctgtaaaaaatggtgacttcacagctttcagccgatcttggatagaccttgaaaaattcacattaagtgaaataagtcagaaacagaatcggatgaatatgggatgatctcactctcaggcagaagttgaaaaacaagatcagaagagaaaacacaagtagaacctgaaatggaattggcgtattgcaccaaagtaaaagactctggggtgggtgggtgaatatagatccaagaatatagatccaagaaggatgacagaggacctagtgggaattgcattgttatatggaaaactgaaaaatgttatgcatgtacaaactattgtatttactgttgtatgtaaaacattaattccccaataaagaaatttaaagtggtctgggatgtggctcagtagataaagcactggactcttgtgcatgaggttctgagttcaatttctggcagcacacgtaccagagtgatgtctggttctctctctttctctctcctcctatcttcttcatgaataaataaataaaaatctttattaagggcaggggtagatagcataatggttatgtaaagagactctcatgcctgaggctccaaagtcccaggttcaatcccctgtaccaccataagccagagctgagcagtgctctggtaaaaaaaaaaaaaaaaaaaaatctttattaaaaaaaaagaaagtaaaaaaaaaacagctctgggccagcaaaatggctcacttgaatagtgcacctgCTATGCCATGCATGACCCCgcttcaagcctagcccccactgcactgaagggagcttccaTGCTGTACTCcccgccacccccccacctctatctgaaaaagttggcaagGAGAAGTGAAGCTcaggtgaccaaaaaaaaaaaaggaaagatggtcacatggtccaggaggtggtgcagtggataaagtgttggactctcaagcatgaggtcctgatttcgatccctggcaacacatgtatgagagtgatgtctggttctctctcttgctctctcttttcctagccctctaataaataaattaaaaaatattttaaaaaaataataaaaaagggcagttGCACCAGACTGCCTAACATGCTCTCTTGGCTTGAGCACCCCTGGAATGTGGACGGTACTGCTGACGACCCAATGCCCAGGTCACTACTAGGATTTCTTGCCAGATTCTTAACTCAGAAAGGGTTTCCATCATCTGTCAATAATGGACTTTATTTCCACGGCCAGTTTGAGCAAATTGACTGACTACCTTGTAAACAATAGgcacttgggggctgggcagtagtgcagtgggttaaatgcacatggttcaaagtgtaaggactggagcaaagatcccagtttgatcccctggaaccccacctgcaggggggtggcttcacaggcggtgaagcaagcctgtaggtatctatctttctctccctctctgtcttctcctcctctctccatttctctctgtcctatccaaccacaacgacaacaataacatcaataacaataataacaacaagggcaacaaaaatggggaaaatggcctccaggagcagtggatttgtagtgcaggcacagtggcaaaaaaaaaaaaaaaaaaaaaggcacttagTAAAATGTActtaaagaatgaatgaatgaatgaataaataaataaataaataaaaattgaatgaatggccaggcagtggagccatGGATGAAGTACACAagttgccatgcatgaggacctaggttcaagcccacaggggggaatcttcgcaagcagtgaagcaacactgcaggtgtctctttctctctccctctctcctcctatttttctgtctcataatttaaaaaatgtataaagtCATGAAAGTGGCCTGTGAAGTGCGGTGGATGAAACACTGGACTCTGGACTGTGAGGTCCCCAGTCCTCAGTGACGCTTTGGTTCTCACTCCTCTTTTGCATTCCTTCATATGTTAAAATAAACctttaagtggtccgggaggtggcgcagtggataaagcatcggactctcaagcatgaggtcctgagttcaatccccagcagcacatgtaccagagtgatgtctggttctttctctctcctatctttctcattaataaataaaatctttaaaaataaataagttaataactaaatctttaaaatgCAGACATGAGTCCTGACTATTGGAGGCTGTCTGCGTGCGCATTTCAGCAGGGCAGGAACTCAGGGACGGCACTCAGCACCTCTAAGCTGAGCAGGGCTTATAAAAGTTGGGTGTGAATCTGTGCAGCTCCACACAAGGAGACTCTCGGGCTTGAATCCTGCCGAGGGGGCCCTTGGCAGCAGTCTGGCCTGGGTGACACTTCTCCTCAGGCCTAGATGCTGCACGTAACTCCAAGCCaccaggcccctggcccccacacccCATCTGGCTGAGCACGAGAGGTATCATCCAAGTCAGAAGAACTGCTATTTCACTAGTCCATAAGCCTTTATTTAGGGGCATGCTTGCAGGGGCAGAGTCCTCAAAGCAGCCTCCCTGGATTGGGAGGGGAGTAAGGAGCACCAAAGACAAGGCTGGGAGGAGAAGGTGagtaagatggggggggggggcgtcacaTAGCTCAGGGCCACATATGAATCAAGATGGGGAGGTGACAGGGCCTAGGAGCTAAAGGTACTCGTGAGACTTGATAAAGCTTAATAAAACCAGACCCCAGGTGTTCCTAGCGGGCCTTGTTTTCTCATGCGTGGAATGCACAGCAGTGCTGGTGCAGAGTTGATCTACTGCTGACCCCGGGTCACCTGCCGCTCACCAGAGCTGGGACTACTGCTAGAAGCCGTCAGCAGGTTCTAGAACTATTCTGGGATTGTGttaaaggaggtggaggagggcatCTTAGGTTGTGCTGGGGGTTGTCCAAGGCCAGTCgggttctctctctccatagatgGCAGGAAGGAGAtcagggagggtggggagaatggGCTGGGGTTGGGGTCCACTTCCATTGCCTTGGCTAGCGTCCTGCCTGGGGAGTTACAGGGACCCTCAGGATGCCAAGAGGACCCAGCTGCCCTGTCCCACCCAGGATCTCTGTTCTGTGGCCTGCAAGCCCAAGAGGCCACAGCTCGGTGGAACCTGCCACCTGGATTAGAAGCCACGCTCTGGACAGTACCAGGagttggggcagggcagggctgtggggagagaggcagggagaatgCTGGGGAGCCCAGGGCAGGCCCCTTCCTGCACCGTGCCCCGCCCCCCAAACCCCAGTGCTATTTGAAGTGGGACAGGAAGTGGGCGACAGGGTAGTGGGGCCCGTCAATGCCCAGTCCCTGACAGAGGCCCAGCAGGCGGAGACGGGCCTCGGCCGGGCTGGGCCCCATGCAGGCCACGCTGCAGTAGGGCTCCTCGTACTCGCCCGGGACCAGCTCCTCCTCCAGCAGGTTGAGGCGCAGCAGCCCGCGGTCATGCAAAGCCTGCAGGGCCTCGCGGCTGGCGGTGGATCTCAGTGCCTGCAGGTGCTGGGACACCAGGCACATGACCCCCACCAGGTGGCCGCGGGCGCGGGGGTGGGCCGGGAGGGCGGGCCGCAGGCCACACGCCACCATGGCTGCGGCCAGCAGCAGATCCACTCCATAGAGCTCCTGGATCCAGTCGCGCAGGTAGAAGCCGCCCATGCGGGGGTTGATCTCGAGGAGCCTCGGCCCCGCCCCCGTCAGCTTAAGCTCCACGTTGAAGACCCCATCCAGCAGCCCGCAGCCCAGGCAGCAGCGGAAGGCGGCCTGCACCAGCTGTGCCTCCTGCTCGGGCACCAGCCCCGTGGGCATGCAGGCGGCCGTCTCAGTGAAGCCGGGCAGCCTGGTGGGGCCATTGTCGGAGACAAAGGCGGCCAGCAGCTGCCCCCCAAACAGCACCACGTCCACATCGTGCTCGGTGCCCTCCACGAACTCCATGAGCAGCATGGAGTTGCCCCAGCCCAGCCCGATGCCCGGGTGGTCGGCCTCACCCTGCAGGTCTCGGGCAATGCGGGCAAAATGCTCGTGACACTGGGGTGCGTCCTCCACCAGGCGCACGCCCACCGCCCCTGCCCCGAACTCCAGCTTCATGACACCCGGCAGGGGCACCTGGTGGACGGCTCGCTCCACATCGGCCTCGCTTGCCAGCGGGCAGCAGGGCACGGCGTGCAGGGAGGGCGCGGGCCAGGGAGGGCCGAGGCGGCGTAGCAGGTGCAGCTGCGTGCGGCTCTTCTGCTTGGCTAGGCGCATGGCGGCCGGGGGGCTGCAGGGCAGCCCCAGCTCCTGGCAGAGCAAGGCCGTGAGCACCAGGCAGTCGTCCCAGTAGGAGAAGCAGCCGTCGAGCTGCAGACCGCGGGCCCGCACCAGCTCCGCCAGCAGCCGGGCGTTCTCCTCGTCCCTCCGATGCTCTGTCACATCAAAGTGGATGAAGGTTTCCACCAGCTGTGACGCGAAGTGGTTGGGGTCTGACTCCACCAGGTGCAGCTGCAGGAATGGtgaggggtggagtggggggagacATGACGCCAGGTTGGCCCTCTCCGTGTGCTGGGAGAGTCCCTGGGATCTCATGTCTTCAACAGCAGGTGCTCAAACGTCTGAATAACTGAAGAGGCGGGACACCCATCTCCCGGGAAGGTAGGgtgggcttcctggaggaagccAGGCTTAAATTGAGAGCTAAAGGCCAGGGGGTCGGCTCCGTGTGCAGCCCGGATGATCTGCATGTATGTGACCCCCAGCACGCCACAGGGCTACCAGGAGAGAGACAGCAGGTGTTCGTGGATGGTGGGGCGGAGCTTTAGTGTCTCCccttttctcataaaaatacgaaacacgggggtcgggcggtggcgcagtgggttaagcgcatgtggcgcaaagcgcaaggaccggcataaggatcccggttcgagcccccggctccccacctgcaggggagtcgcttcacaggcggtgaagcaggtctgcaggtgtctgtctttctctccccctctctgtcttcccctcctctctccatttctctctgtcctatccaacaatgaacgacaccaacaatggcaataataataaccacaacgaagctacaacaaaaaggggaaaaatggcctccaggagcggtggattcatggtgcaggcaccgagcccagcaataaccctggagggggaaaaaaaaaaaaaatgaaacacgggagtcgggtggtagcgcagcgggttaagcgcacgtggcgcaaagcgcaaggaccgacatcaGCATCCTGCTTCGAtccccccacctgtaaggaggtcgcttctcaggcggtgaagcaggtctgcaggtgtctgtctttctctcccccgtcttcccctcctctctccatttctctctgttctatccaacaacaacatcatcaataacaacaataacaatacctggagctcagcttccccagagacccaccctactagggaaagagagaggcaggctgggagtatggacccaccagtcaacgcccatgttcagcggggaagcaatgacagaagccagaccttctaccttctgcaacccacaacgaccctgggtccatgctcccagagggatagagaatgggaaagctatcgggggagggggtgggatatggagattgggcggtgggaattgtgtggagttgtacccctcctaccctatggttttgttaattaatcctttcttaaataaaaaaagaaaagaaaaacaataacaataaccacaacaatgataaaaaagggaaaatagatgatagctagatagatagatagcttaatggctatgccaagagactctttggaacctgaggctccaaagtcccaggttcccccATACCaacataaaagaaaaggaaggaaggaaggaaggaaggaaggaaggaagaaaagaaagaaagaaagaaagaaaggaagaaaggaagggccagggaggtggctccttTCAGTGACAGAGCACACATCCTGAAAGCATGGGGTTCTGTGTTCAACCCTCCGGTGCCACACAGGAACAGCAAGAACTGCACCGacgcctgaggtcccagattcaatccccagcaccagcataaacttCCCCCATCCTCCCGGTCCATTTACAACTCCGTTCCACATTCCCAGCACGGCTCTGTGCCCTCCagagggatccttgcaccagaaggagagagaaatagattcgGGCCAAAAAGTTAAGATCTCTAGCGATGCCCGGCTGAAAACGCCCCGCCTCTAGCGAGACAGGCTCCGCCTCACGACCGAGATCTACGCTCCCGCGACAGAGCCCCGCCCCCAGCGAGGTAGGCCCCGCCCCCTACCCCTGAGCTCGAAGACTCAGTACGGTGCTTCCCACCGGGACGGGGTAACCACGCCCCCTCTAGATGGACCCGCCCCCACTCCCCTTCCGCCAATCATAAGGAGCCTGCGGGCCAGCCCCGCCCACCTTGAGCCCGTAGTCGTGCGCCGCCTCCCACACGAACTTCTTGCTCACGCCGCCCGCGCCGACCACCAGCAGCCGCTTGCCCTCCACGAGGCTGCGCGCCGAGCGCCGAAGCATGGTCTCCACGAGCGGGGCCGCCGCCCCGTCCTCGGCCGCTGGGCCCGGGCGCCGCGCCGCCCACAGCCCCTCGAGCGCGCCGCAAGCCTCCAGGCACAGCCCGCCGTTCAGCTCCAGGGCCACGGGGGTGAGCGAGCGGCCGACCGCGGTCAGCGCGAAGTCCACGCCTGGGCGGGCGGGGCCGCGGGCTCAGTGCGGGACAGAACGCCGGACCCCGCCCCCGGGCTTCGATCCCCCCCGGGCCTCGAC carries:
- the CARNS1 gene encoding carnosine synthase 1 isoform X2, whose amino-acid sequence is MLSDDALGHEWDYHLGPKDPEEEEGPWGGGLGLPPPGCFPGSWYQDVGLDCKGAPEGAEARAWTVYYYGLLQSCLQQAGLPETQDRSPAPRTGCPGAEVTLCILGAPSTYLSVLLEGGLQSPGNMLLCLSPAWLAKVPAPGRPGESALLVSKAVSFHPGGLTFLDEFVPPRRATYFLAGLGLGPGRGREAAELARDLTCPTGSSAELARLLEDRLLARRLLAQQGCVPVPATLAFTYKPLGLLQGGEASPGLRLVELSGKEGQEALVREEVRAFLCSEALGDALQVAVKLSGWRWRGRQHLRLHPRADPGMVADTVLALLERLEEEEAVLVEAMCLPARLPCPGSPPPGPELAMRLCALVCRTQGDRPLLSKVVCSVGRSDRPLRHQSSLPRSLEVALAQCGLEEAAQVATVRRRVKEAAEAALAAVLALEAGLSAEQRGGRQVRTDILGVDFALTAVGRSLTPVALELNGGLCLEACGALEGLWAARRPGPAAEDGAAAPLVETMLRRSARSLVEGKRLLVVGAGGVSKKFVWEAAHDYGLKLHLVESDPNHFASQLVETFIHFDVTEHRRDEENARLLAELVRARGLQLDGCFSYWDDCLVLTALLCQELGLPCSPPAAMRLAKQKSRTQLHLLRRLGPPWPAPSLHAVPCCPLASEADVERAVHQVPLPGVMKLEFGAGAVGVRLVEDAPQCHEHFARIARDLQGEADHPGIGLGWGNSMLLMEFVEGTEHDVDVVLFGGQLLAAFVSDNGPTRLPGFTETAACMPTGLVPEQEAQLVQAAFRCCLGCGLLDGVFNVELKLTGAGPRLLEINPRMGGFYLRDWIQELYGVDLLLAAAMVACGLRPALPAHPRARGHLVGVMCLVSQHLQALRSTASREALQALHDRGLLRLNLLEEELVPGEYEEPYCSVACMGPSPAEARLRLLGLCQGLGIDGPHYPVAHFLSHFK